Proteins co-encoded in one Lysobacter solisilvae genomic window:
- a CDS encoding GlsB/YeaQ/YmgE family stress response membrane protein, which produces MGFIVWLIVGGIIGWLASLVMKTDAQQGVFLNIIVGIVGAFLGGWLGSVMGIGGADINDGAFNLTSLLLSLVGAIVLLAIVNLFRRGRVR; this is translated from the coding sequence ATTGGTTTCATCGTTTGGCTGATCGTCGGCGGCATCATCGGCTGGCTTGCCAGCCTCGTCATGAAGACCGATGCCCAGCAGGGTGTGTTCCTCAACATCATCGTCGGCATCGTCGGCGCGTTCCTGGGCGGTTGGCTCGGCAGCGTGATGGGCATTGGCGGCGCGGACATCAACGACGGCGCCTTCAACCTGACCAGCCTGCTGCTCTCGCTGGTGGGCGCGATCGTCCTGCTCGCCATCGTCAACCTGTTCCGTCGCGGACGCGTTCGCTAA
- a CDS encoding AMP-binding protein: protein MDAVPEPARGARSALALGPDARAIAFGPQGSIDLARFAREVRGVAQTLPPARHAVNLCEDRYRFLVAFCAAALRGQTTLMPPSRAPAVVAEVMAQYGDSYCLGDRGPCGDEPMPHDYRLLPDVLPQADGDALVLDDDFHVAVGFTSGSTGRPKSNLKTWAAFRAGTLQNLAALADLLDADAVTPLIATVPPQHMYGMEMSILLPLLGAIAVHGGRPFFPGDVARALCDAPTPPLLVTTPVHLRALVESDVAMPPLAGIVSATAPLSAELAQAAEARFGCQVRELFGSTETCVIARRRTAVETAWTPLPGVRVSPQPDGAAVQATHLAQAVVLSDLVEVHADGRFELRGRNADLLEIAGKRASLGDLTRRLLAIPGIHDGVVFQMDPCARTGVRRIGAVAVAPGLDEAHVLAALRTQLDPVFLPRALRCVADLPRNETGKLTRETLANLLRTPVADGDGDLAVSPAC, encoded by the coding sequence ATCGATGCAGTACCGGAACCGGCGCGCGGCGCCCGCAGCGCACTGGCCCTCGGCCCGGATGCGCGGGCCATCGCCTTCGGCCCGCAAGGCTCCATCGACCTGGCCCGGTTCGCGCGGGAAGTCCGCGGCGTGGCGCAGACGCTGCCGCCCGCCCGCCACGCGGTGAACCTGTGCGAGGACCGCTACCGGTTCCTGGTCGCCTTCTGCGCCGCCGCCCTGCGCGGCCAGACCACGCTGATGCCGCCCTCGCGCGCGCCGGCGGTGGTGGCCGAAGTGATGGCCCAGTACGGCGACAGCTACTGCCTGGGCGACCGCGGCCCCTGCGGCGACGAGCCGATGCCGCACGACTACCGGCTGCTGCCCGACGTGCTGCCGCAGGCCGATGGCGACGCCCTGGTCCTCGACGACGACTTCCACGTGGCGGTCGGCTTCACCTCCGGCAGCACCGGCCGGCCGAAGTCCAACCTCAAGACCTGGGCCGCCTTCCGCGCCGGCACGCTGCAGAACCTGGCCGCGCTGGCCGACCTGCTCGATGCGGACGCGGTCACGCCGCTGATCGCCACCGTCCCGCCGCAACACATGTACGGCATGGAGATGTCGATCCTGCTGCCGCTGCTGGGCGCCATCGCCGTGCACGGCGGCCGTCCCTTCTTTCCAGGTGATGTCGCGCGCGCGCTGTGCGACGCGCCGACGCCGCCACTGCTGGTCACCACGCCCGTGCACCTGCGCGCGCTGGTGGAATCGGATGTCGCGATGCCGCCGCTGGCGGGCATCGTCAGCGCCACCGCGCCGCTGTCGGCCGAACTGGCGCAGGCGGCCGAAGCCCGCTTCGGCTGCCAGGTGCGCGAGCTGTTCGGCTCCACCGAAACCTGCGTGATCGCGCGCCGCCGCACGGCGGTGGAAACCGCCTGGACGCCCCTGCCGGGCGTGCGCGTGTCACCGCAACCCGACGGCGCCGCCGTTCAGGCCACACACCTGGCGCAGGCCGTCGTCCTGTCCGACCTGGTGGAAGTGCACGCCGACGGACGTTTCGAACTGCGCGGACGCAACGCCGACCTGCTCGAGATCGCGGGCAAGCGCGCATCGCTGGGCGACCTCACGCGACGCCTGCTGGCCATCCCCGGCATCCACGACGGCGTCGTGTTCCAGATGGATCCCTGCGCGCGCACCGGCGTGCGCCGCATCGGCGCCGTCGCCGTGGCGCCGGGCCTGGACGAGGCGCACGTGCTGGCCGCGCTGCGCACGCAGCTGGACCCGGTCTTCCTGCCGCGCGCGCTGCGCTGCGTGGCGGACCTGCCGCGCAACGAAACCGGCAAGCTCACGCGCGAGACGCTGGCGAACCTGCTGCGCACCCCGGTCGCCGACGGCGACGGCGACCTTGCCGTGTCCCCCGCCTGCTGA
- a CDS encoding gamma carbonic anhydrase family protein, whose translation MSTRPAHVGPSHIRPYLDHVPVLGERSYVDPAATVIGDVILGEDVSIWPGTVVRGDVNFIRIGARTNIQDGTVVHVSHDGPHAKLGGFATVIGEDVTIGHKAIIHACRIEDAVLIGMGAVVLDGAVVRKHGFVGAGALVTPGKVVGEGELWLGNPARLSRMLSDAEIQALYYSAQHYVRLKDQYLAMACA comes from the coding sequence ATGAGCACGCGCCCCGCCCATGTCGGCCCCTCCCATATCCGTCCCTACCTCGACCACGTCCCCGTCCTGGGCGAACGCAGCTATGTCGACCCGGCGGCGACCGTCATTGGCGACGTCATCCTCGGCGAGGACGTCTCGATCTGGCCGGGCACGGTGGTCCGCGGCGACGTCAACTTCATCCGCATCGGTGCGCGCACCAACATCCAGGACGGCACCGTGGTGCATGTGAGCCACGACGGCCCGCACGCCAAGCTGGGCGGCTTCGCCACGGTGATCGGCGAGGACGTCACCATCGGCCACAAGGCGATCATCCACGCCTGCCGGATCGAGGACGCGGTGCTGATCGGCATGGGCGCGGTGGTGCTGGACGGCGCGGTGGTGCGCAAGCACGGGTTCGTCGGCGCCGGCGCACTGGTGACGCCGGGCAAGGTGGTGGGCGAGGGCGAGCTGTGGCTGGGCAACCCCGCGCGCCTGTCGCGCATGCTCAGCGATGCGGAAATCCAGGCGCTGTACTACTCGGCGCAGCACTACGTCCGCCTGAAGGACCAGTACCTGGCGATGGCCTGCGCATGA
- a CDS encoding DUF4129 domain-containing protein yields MRIEDLTVALRPRNPWEAVELGTALARRHLGAVLRPWLALSLPVLVLVNLLCWSLDVLWLAALLMWWLKPLFDRVPLFVLSRAVFGQPPGAMATLRAQFNWGLRWMPGYLVWRRLSPLRSLNLPIDLLEGSRGEQASTRRSALGAPVYGVACLLTLVFLNFEAVLLAGLLSGALIFVPNDVIVETAARMWNVFVSQPVWLQSLVNLAAWLVTTVLEPFYVGAGFGLYLSRRTQIEGWDIEMVLRRLRARLATAPVVLLAALGLAIGTLAAPAVHAAPAPEERAPVAAAAPAEPAAPRHHREATVQEVFGDETVRDAGWEQAVKRAYEDPQVSPTRPVKQWVPREQDAPPKPPSGDWAWLGKAMGLVGEYGMWVVFGVLALALLLTSPRWLRWMRGAVSREGREPSPVQVDAAAGEVVPLPADLPAAALRLWHEGRGRDALALMYRASVEDMARLANVVLVPGATEAHTLRASRRLPREHDREVFARAVRTWQTAAYAHGLPSAQEFDALLRALVHAFGWKTATGLDAPAAEGTA; encoded by the coding sequence ATGAGGATCGAAGACCTCACCGTCGCACTGCGCCCGCGCAATCCGTGGGAAGCGGTGGAACTGGGCACCGCGCTGGCGCGCCGCCACCTGGGCGCCGTGCTGCGCCCCTGGCTGGCGCTGTCGCTGCCGGTCCTGGTCCTGGTCAACCTGCTGTGCTGGTCGCTCGACGTGCTGTGGCTGGCCGCGCTTTTGATGTGGTGGCTCAAGCCGCTCTTCGACCGCGTGCCGCTGTTCGTCCTCTCGCGCGCCGTGTTCGGGCAGCCGCCCGGCGCGATGGCGACGCTGCGTGCGCAGTTCAACTGGGGCCTGCGCTGGATGCCCGGCTATCTGGTCTGGCGCCGACTGAGCCCGCTGCGCTCGCTCAACCTGCCGATCGACCTGCTGGAAGGCTCCCGTGGCGAGCAGGCCAGCACCCGGCGCAGCGCGCTGGGGGCTCCGGTCTACGGCGTGGCCTGCCTGCTCACCCTGGTGTTCCTGAATTTCGAGGCGGTGCTGCTGGCGGGCCTGTTGTCGGGCGCGCTGATCTTCGTGCCCAACGATGTGATCGTCGAGACGGCGGCGCGGATGTGGAACGTGTTCGTGTCGCAGCCGGTCTGGTTGCAGTCGCTGGTCAACCTGGCGGCGTGGCTGGTGACCACCGTGCTGGAGCCCTTCTACGTGGGCGCCGGCTTCGGCCTGTACCTGAGCCGGCGCACGCAGATCGAAGGCTGGGACATCGAGATGGTCCTGCGCCGGCTGCGGGCCCGTCTGGCCACCGCGCCCGTGGTGCTGCTTGCGGCGCTGGGCCTGGCCATCGGCACCCTGGCCGCACCGGCGGTGCACGCCGCGCCTGCGCCCGAGGAGCGCGCGCCGGTGGCGGCCGCGGCGCCCGCGGAGCCGGCCGCGCCGCGGCACCACCGGGAAGCGACGGTGCAGGAAGTTTTCGGTGACGAGACGGTGCGCGACGCGGGCTGGGAACAGGCGGTCAAGCGCGCCTACGAGGATCCCCAGGTCAGCCCGACGCGTCCGGTCAAGCAGTGGGTCCCGCGCGAGCAGGACGCGCCCCCGAAGCCTCCCTCGGGCGACTGGGCCTGGCTGGGCAAGGCGATGGGCCTGGTGGGCGAGTACGGCATGTGGGTCGTGTTCGGCGTGCTGGCGCTGGCCTTGCTGCTGACTTCGCCGCGCTGGCTGCGCTGGATGCGCGGCGCGGTGTCGCGCGAAGGTCGCGAGCCGTCGCCGGTGCAGGTGGACGCGGCGGCCGGCGAAGTCGTCCCGCTGCCTGCCGACCTTCCCGCCGCGGCGCTGCGCCTGTGGCACGAGGGCCGCGGACGCGATGCGCTGGCGCTGATGTATCGCGCCAGCGTCGAGGACATGGCGCGCCTGGCCAACGTCGTGCTGGTGCCGGGCGCCACCGAGGCGCACACGCTGCGCGCGTCGCGCCGGCTGCCGCGTGAGCACGACCGCGAGGTGTTCGCGCGCGCCGTGCGCACCTGGCAGACCGCGGCGTACGCGCACGGCCTGCCCAGCGCGCAGGAATTCGACGCCCTGCTGCGGGCGCTGGTCCACGCGTTCGGCTGGAAAACCGCCACCGGGCTGGATGCACCTGCCGCGGAGGGCACCGCATGA
- a CDS encoding 4'-phosphopantetheinyl transferase family protein, with protein MPLRPDPPVSTAPAPPALPVGPLRWSWHPHRRGEPAEPAARDWLAGQLGHSPDTLPLQRDARGRPHLLSAGIDCSWSHSGEGLLVVLAQGVIVGADCERLHARPRALALARRFFTAPEHDWLAAQPAGEPRDRAFLRLWCAKESVLKAHGHGLSFGLERLRFEVQGERLRLIECDPELGDAAAWTLHELEPAAGYVAALAWRG; from the coding sequence ATGCCCCTTCGGCCCGATCCGCCGGTCAGCACCGCCCCGGCCCCTCCGGCCTTGCCGGTCGGACCGCTGCGCTGGTCCTGGCACCCCCATCGACGCGGCGAACCCGCCGAACCGGCGGCACGGGACTGGCTGGCCGGCCAGCTGGGGCACTCCCCCGACACCCTGCCCCTGCAGCGCGATGCCCGCGGCCGTCCCCACCTGTTATCGGCCGGCATCGACTGCAGCTGGAGCCACAGCGGCGAGGGCCTGCTGGTGGTGCTGGCGCAGGGCGTGATCGTCGGCGCCGACTGCGAGCGCCTGCACGCGCGCCCGCGGGCGCTGGCGCTGGCACGGCGCTTCTTCACCGCCCCCGAGCACGACTGGCTCGCGGCCCAGCCGGCGGGCGAACCCCGCGACCGGGCCTTCCTGCGGCTGTGGTGCGCGAAGGAGTCGGTGCTCAAGGCCCACGGCCACGGGCTGTCGTTCGGGCTGGAACGCCTGCGGTTCGAGGTGCAGGGCGAGCGGCTGCGCCTGATCGAGTGCGACCCCGAACTGGGCGACGCCGCCGCCTGGACCCTGCACGAACTGGAGCCCGCCGCGGGCTACGTGGCGGCGCTGGCGTGGCGCGGCTGA
- the xth gene encoding exodeoxyribonuclease III — translation MKIASWNVNSLNVRLPHLQRWLQEATPDVVALQETKLEDPKFPDAALAELGYRSMFCGQKTYNGVALLSRLPFTSECVTGIPGFDDPQKRVLAATVGSEPGSPQALRIVNLYVVNGESVGSEKFEYKLRWLAAVREWLREELVQHPNLVVLGDFNIAPDDRDVYKPERWHEKILCSTPEREALKSLLDLGLHDSFRLFNDEAGHHSWWDYRLNAFDRGWGLRIDLVLVSQALRARCTGAGIDTGPRAWERPSDHTPVWVEVT, via the coding sequence ATGAAGATCGCCAGCTGGAACGTCAATTCGCTCAACGTCCGCCTGCCCCACCTGCAGCGCTGGCTGCAGGAAGCCACCCCCGACGTGGTGGCGCTGCAGGAAACCAAGCTGGAGGACCCCAAGTTCCCGGACGCGGCCCTGGCCGAACTGGGCTATCGCAGCATGTTCTGCGGCCAGAAGACGTACAACGGCGTCGCCCTGCTCAGCCGACTGCCCTTCACCAGCGAGTGCGTCACCGGCATCCCGGGCTTCGACGATCCGCAGAAGCGCGTGCTGGCCGCGACGGTGGGCAGTGAGCCCGGTTCGCCGCAGGCGCTGCGCATCGTCAACCTGTACGTGGTCAACGGTGAATCGGTGGGCAGCGAGAAGTTCGAGTACAAGCTGCGCTGGCTGGCCGCCGTGCGCGAGTGGCTGCGCGAGGAACTGGTGCAGCACCCCAACCTGGTGGTGCTGGGCGATTTCAACATCGCCCCGGACGACCGCGACGTCTACAAGCCCGAACGCTGGCACGAGAAGATCCTGTGCTCCACGCCCGAGCGCGAGGCGCTGAAGTCACTGCTGGACCTGGGCCTGCACGACAGCTTCCGGCTGTTCAACGACGAGGCGGGCCACCACAGCTGGTGGGATTACCGGCTCAACGCCTTCGACCGCGGCTGGGGCCTGCGGATCGACCTGGTGCTGGTGAGCCAGGCGCTGCGCGCCCGCTGCACCGGGGCGGGAATCGACACCGGCCCGCGCGCCTGGGAGCGGCCCAGCGACCACACGCCGGTGTGGGTGGAAGTGACGTAG